The Choloepus didactylus isolate mChoDid1 chromosome 13, mChoDid1.pri, whole genome shotgun sequence genome contains a region encoding:
- the RPS14 gene encoding 40S ribosomal protein S14: MAPRKGKEKKEEQVISLGPQVAEGENVFGVCHIFASFNDTFVHVTDLSGKETICRVTGGMKVKADRDESSPYAAMLAAQDVAQRCKELGITALHIKLRATGGNRTKTPGPGAQSALRALARSGMKIGRIEDVTPIPSDSTRRKGGRRGRRL, from the exons ATGGCACCTcgcaagggaaaggaaaagaaggaagaacaggTCATCAGCCTTGGGCCTCAGGTGGCTGAAGGAGAGAATGTGTTTGGCGTCTGCCACATTTTTGCGTCCTTTAATGACACATTTGTCCATGTCACTGATCTCTCTGGCAA GGAAACCATCTGCCGAGTGACTGGTGGGATGAAGGTGAAGGCTGACCGAGATGAGTCCTCGCCATATGCTGCCATGTTAGCCGCCCAAGATGTGGCCCAGAGGTGCAAGGAGCTGGGCATCACTGCCTTACACATCAAACTCCGGGCCACAGGAGGAAATAG GACCAAGACCCCTGGACCTGGGGCCCAGTCAGCCCTCAGAGCCCTTGCACGTTCAGGAATGAAGATCGGACGAATTG AGGATGTCACCCCCATCCCCTCCGACAGCACCCGCAGGAAGGGAGGTCGCCGTGGTCGCCGTCTGTGA